A section of the Sebastes fasciatus isolate fSebFas1 chromosome 21, fSebFas1.pri, whole genome shotgun sequence genome encodes:
- the LOC141759532 gene encoding B-type lectin plumieribetin-like → MSKNYLSKDDELRRGDYLMSNNGQWKAIFQDDGNFVLYGWKPVWDTKTNESDSFRLCMQADSNLVMYNEAGTPKWDTKTFTNEKNVCRLQVTDDGQLVLYRGAKGIWKAPRRP, encoded by the exons ATGAGTAAGAACTACTTGTCCAAAGATGATGAGCTTCGCAGGGGAGACTATCTGATGTCCAACAACGGGCAGTGGAAGGCCATCTTCCAG GATGATGGTAACTTTGTCCTGTATGGCTGGAAGCCTGTGTGGGATACAAAAACTAATGAATCAGATAGTTTCCGCCTGTGCATGCAAGCTGACAGCAACCTGGTCATGTACAACGAGGCTGGGACTCCCAAGTGGGACACAAAAACCTTCACGAATGAGAAAAACGTGTGCCGTCTTCAAGTGACCGATGACGGCCAACTGGTGTTGTACAGGGGAGCTAAAGGAATTTGGAAAGCTCCTAGACGTCCATGA
- the LOC141760075 gene encoding B-type lectin plumieribetin-like has translation MQRPAGNITCFTSAHRLTGVGHSRRIMSNRLDRDKVLKKGEHLISNNGKWKAIFQDDGNFVIYGSKAVWASDTAGLDVCSLCMKADSNLVMYNGVGTPRWDTDTFVPMPRPPHHGHRKDCHLELTDDGKLDLYRGSDKVWSSATSKGVKRN, from the exons ATGCAGAGACCAGCTGGGAATATCACCTGCTTCACTTCTGCTCACAGACTGACCGGTGTTGGACATTCAAGGCG aaTCATGAGTAATCGTTTGGACAGAGACAAAGTTCTCAAGAAGGGAGAACACCTGATATCCAACAACGGGAAGTGGAAGGCTATCTTCCAG GATGATGGTAACTTTGTCATCTATGGCTCGAAGGCTGTGTGGGCTTCAGACACTGCAGGATTAGATGTTTGCAGTCTGTGCATGAAGGCTGACAGCAACCTGGTGATGTACAACGGGGTCGGCACTCCCAGGTGGGACACAGACACATTTGTCCCCATGCCACGTCCTCCTCACCACGGACACAGGAAGGACTGCCATCTCGAACTGACCGATGACGGCAAACTGGACTTGTACAGGGGATCTGACAAAGTCTGGAGCTCTGCTACCTCCAAAGGCGTTAAAAGGaactaa
- the LOC141759381 gene encoding B-type lectin plumieribetin-like, with amino-acid sequence MSRNYLSKNDELRKGDSLVSNNGEFKAVFQEDGNFVLYAWKPIWASDTHGTDAVRLCMQADCNLVMYNKKSEPRWQTNSAKGDCNMCRLHLTNEGKLVLNKESDEIWNSTNDNGMK; translated from the exons ATGAGCAGGAACTACTTGTCCAAAAATGATGAGCTCCGCAAGGGAGACTCTCTGGTGTCCAACAACGGGGAGTTTAAGGCCGTCTTCCAG GAGGATGGTAACTTTGTCCTCTATGCCTGGAAGCCTATATGGGCTTCAGACACTCATGGAACAGACGCTGTCCGCCTGTGCATGCAGGCTGACTGCAACCTGGTCATGTACAACAAGAAAAGCGAACCCAGGTGGCAAACAAATTCTGCCAAAGGCGACTGCAACATGTGCCGCCTTCACCTGACCAACGAGGGCAAACTGGTGCTGAACAAGGAATCTGATGAGATTTGGAACTCTACTAACGACAACGGCATGAAGTGA
- the LOC141759531 gene encoding B-type lectin plumieribetin-like produces the protein MSRNYLSKNDELRKGDSLVSNNREFKAVFQEDGNFVLYGWKPLWASDTYGTDAIRLCMQADCNLVMYNKESEPRWHTNSSKGDSNMCRLYLTNEGKLVLNKESDEIWNSTNDKGMK, from the exons ATGAGCAGGAACTACTTGTCCAAAAATGATGAGCTCCGCAAGGGAGACTCTCTGGTGTCCAACAACAGGGAGTTTAAGGCCGTCTTCCAG GAGGATGGTAACTTTGTCCTCTATGGCTGGAAGCCTTTATGGGCTTCAGACACTTATGGAACAGACGCTATCCGCCTGTGCATGCAGGCTGACTGCAACCTGGTCATGTACAACAAGGAAAGCGAACCCAGGTGGCACACAAATTCTTCCAAAGGCGACAGCAACATGTGCCGCCTTTACCTGACCAACGAGGGCAAACTGGTGCTGAACAAGGAATCTGATGAGATTTGGAACTCTACTAACGACAAAGGCATGAAGTGA
- the LOC141759383 gene encoding B-type lectin plumieribetin-like: protein MSRNYLSKNDELRKGDSLVSNNGEFKAVFQEDGNFVLYAWKPIWASDTHGTDAVRLCMQADCNLVMYNKESEPKWHTNSAKGDCNMCRLHLTNDGKLVVDKECGEIWSSTNDNGMK from the exons ATGAGCAGGAACTACTTGTCCAAAAATGATGAGCTCCGCAAGGGAGACTCTCTGGTGTCCAACAACGGGGAGTTTAAGGCCGTCTTCCAG GAGGATGGTAACTTTGTCCTCTATGCCTGGAAGCCTATATGGGCTTCAGACACTCATGGAACAGACGCTGTCCGCCTGTGCATGCAGGCTGACTGCAACCTGGTCATGTACAACAAGGAAAGCGAACCCAAGTGGCACACAAATTCTGCCAAAGGCGACTGCAACATGTGCCGCCTTCACCTGACCAACGACGGCAAACTGGTGGTGGACAAGGAATGTGGAGAGATTTGGAGCTCTACTAACGACAACGGCATGAAGTGA
- the LOC141759530 gene encoding B-type lectin plumieribetin-like has protein sequence MQRPAGNITCFTSAHRLTGVGHSRRIMSKNYLSKNDELRGGDYLMSKNGQWKAIFQDDGNFVLYGLKPVWDSGTYGTGGFRLNMQADSNLVIYNKSDKPMWDTDTFVPMPRPPHHGHRKDCHLELTDGGELDLYRGSDKVWSSATSKGVKRN, from the exons ATGCAGCGACCAGCTGGGAATATCACCTGCTTCACTTCTGCTCACAGACTGACCGGTGTTGGACATTCAAGGCG aaTCATGAGTAAGAACTACTTGTCCAAAAATGATGAGCTTCGCGGGGGAGACTATCTGATGTCCAAAAACGGGCAGTGGAAGGCCATCTTCCAG GATGATGGTAACTTTGTCCTGTATGGCTTGAAGCCTGTGTGGGATTCAGGTACTTATGGAACAGGTGGTTTCCGCCTGAACATGCAGGCTGACAGCAACCTGGTCATATACAACAAGTCTGACAAACCCATGTGGGACACAGACACATTTGTCCCCATGCCACGTCCTCCTCACCACGGACACAGGAAGGACTGCCATCTCGAACTGACCGATGGCGGTGAACTGGACTTGTACAGGGGATCTGACAAAGTCTGGAGCTCTGCTACCTCCAAAGGCGTTAAAAGGaactaa